Below is a window of Prosthecochloris sp. GSB1 DNA.
GGAAGCCCTCGAGCCGGCCTCGCATGAAATCGAGCACCTTCAGGCTGAACGCATGGCCCGCGGGCTCTCCGAGCGAACATCCCAGAAAGTTGAGACAGCATTCGTTCATTCCCACGAGGCCGATGGTCGAGAAATGGTTGTCCCAGTACGCGCCGTTTTTCCGCAGCAGGTTGCGGAGATAGAAGCGGGAATAGGGATAGAGTCCTTGTCCGGTCAGACGCTCGATCACCTTGCGCTTGATTTCGAGACTGCTCTTTCCAAGTTCCATCGCCTTTGCGAGGCGTTGGAAAAACTCGTCGGCCGAACGTGAGTGATAGCCGAGCACCGGCAGATTGATCGTGACTACCCCGATGGAGCCGGTCAGCGGATTGGAACCGAACAATCCGCCGCCCCGGCTTTGCAGTTCCCGCTTGTCGAGCCGGAGACGGCAGCACATGCTCCTCACATCGTCTGGGCTCATGTCGGAATTGACGAAATTGGAGAAATAGGGTATGCCGTATTTAGCGGTCATCTCCCATATGCCGTCGTATACGGGATTGTCCCATTCGAAATCGGCGGTGATGTTGTAGGTCGGAATGGGAAAAGAAAAAACCGAACCGTTCGCGTCGCCCTCGAGCATTATGGAAGCGAATGCCCGGTTGAAGATATCCATCTCCGCCTGGAAATCACCGTACACCTCTTCACGCATCTCCCCGCCGACGATGACCTGGCGATCCCGCATGAATCCGGGCACCTTGAGGTCGAGCGTCACATTGGTGAACGGAGTCTGAAATCCCACCCTTGTCGGCACGTTCATGTTGAAGAAGAACTCCTGCAGACACTGGCGCACTCCGGCGTAATCGAGCGAATCGTAACGGATGAAGGGCGCGAGCCAGGTATCGAAATTCGAAAACGCCTGCGCCCCGGCGGCTTCTCCCTGCATGGTGTAGAAAAAATTCACGATCTGACCGAGAGCGGAACGCAGATGCCTCGGCGGAGCGCTTGTAGCCTGCTGATCGACGCCGCGGAAACCGCAGAGAAGCAGGTCCTCGAGATCCCATCCGACGCAATAGACGCTCAGGGAGCCTAGATCGTGAATATGGATAAGGCCCTCCCGGTGGGCGGACGCGATCTCCGGCGGATATATTTCGTTCAGCCAGTACTGTGAACTGACGATACCGGCGATATGATGGTTCAGGCCCTGGAGCGAATAACTCAGGTTGGCGTTTTCCTTCACCCTCCAGTCCCTCAGGTGCAGATAGTCGTCCACCAGATCGACATTCGAGAACATCTCCCTCGTCTGGCGCAGATTGCCGTGCTGATGGCGGTAGATAATGTAGGCTTTGGCGGCGTCGAATGCCCTGTTTTCGAATAGCGCCCTCTCTACCAGGTCCTGGATGTCCTCCACAGAAGGAGTGGTTCCGCACATGCCGGAAGCGGCGGAACGGACAACCTGCCGGCAGAGTTCCTCCGCAAGAGCGCGGTCGGGTTTGCCGACTGCCCTCAAGGCCCTGAAAATTGCAAAGGTGATCTTCTCAGGGTCGAATGCAACGACCCGTCCGTCTCGCTTGATGATGTTCGCGTCATCAAGTCTCGAGCTGTTTTTCATGATGAATACGGGGTTTAACGGTGATCGAGCATGCCGGTCGAGCCAGGCAGCGGGATGACGATCGCCGAAAACAGCCGTAACGGAAAGATGGAGAAACGGCGCGGAAAGGCGCACCGTAATAGAAGAGGAATCTCTCTTGTCACATGCCTTTTTCGCGAAAGCATACCGCGGTGACACAGGCTCTCCGGCAACACGTTTCGTGTTCGCCGGGCTCTGTATGAAAGACAAGACAGGTCTCCTGGCTCGCCCGTTTCACGGCGCCTTCCCGCTTCCTCCCCCGAAGCAGTGGCTCCTTGCCGTCAAACATCATAAGGGCTAACAGTTGCGCGTCAGCTCACGATTCGCACGTGATTCCCTTTTAAACCCCTGTCAAGGGGTATCCGGTCTTTCCAACAATGCTCAAGGAACAACAGGAACAATGTATGCATATCATCACCGGCAAGCAAAAGAAAGCCGGCCGGAAGGAACAAATTATTCGCCGCGATCCCCCCGTTCGGCGACCAGCAGCTCCCTGATCCGCTGCAGTTCAGCGCGGCGATCACCGCTTGTTTCCGGATAGGACATGCCAAGAGAACGGAACGTATCGAGAATGATTTTCGAGACGATAAGGCGAGCGTTCTTCTTGTCGTCCGCAGGCACCACGTACCAAGGCGCCCTCTCGGTGCTCGTCTCGCCGAGGCAGTCTTCGTAAGCCTCCATGTAGCTGTCCCAGAATTTTCGCTCTTCGATGTCGTCAACGCTGAATTTCCAGTTTTTTTCCGGCTCGTCGATACGCGCGAGAAAGCGTTCGCGCTGCTCTTCTTTTGAAAGATGGAGAAAAAACTTGACGATCCTCGTACCGTTATGATGCAGATGGCGCTCCATGTCGTTAATCGAACGAAAACGCTCTTTCCAGACATCCTTACCATTCAGCAAGTCCTCTGGAATTCGCTGACTCATCAGAATTTCCGGGTGTACCCGGACGATCAGCACTTCCTCGTAGTAAGAACGGTTGAAAATACCGATCCTTCCACGTTCAGGAAGCGCGCAGTTCGTTCTCCAGAGAAAATCGTGATCGAGTTCGGCCGGTGTCGGATGCTTGAAACTGTAGACCTGGCATCCTTGGGGATTTACCCCGGACATGACATGACGGATAGCGCTGTCCTTGCCCGCGGCGTCCATTGCCTGGAAAATCAGGAGCAGCGCATAACGGTTGTTGGCGTAATGGATACGCTGTAGTTCGCTGAGGTCGTCGACATGCTTTTTCAGCATATCCTTGTACTCGTCTTTGGACGAATATATTTTGGGAATACGTGTTGGCCACTCCGGCAGACGGACCTTACGCCCCTCTCTCACCCTGAACTCCTCGACGCTGATATCGCCCATCTTCGAAAGGATAAAAGTTCCGGAAAATCACCTGTGACGGCGCGTAAAGACAAGTAAGCTGTTTTTAGGACGGAAAAGAAACATTGATGAGAATCGTGGCGCGAAAGACGCCAGCCAAGCAACCGTGACGACCCAGTTTGCGCAAAAAAAAACCCGCTCCGTGGAGCGGGTCGCCTGGAACCGGGATTCCTCCCGGAAAAAACCGAACAATGAAAGGCTTACAGATTCCCGGTCATTTTCGAAGGAACGACCCATTCGTCGAACTGCTCGCTGGTCAGGTAACCCAGGCCGACAGCCGCCTCGCGAAGGGTGCTGCCCTCGGCATGCGCTTTCTTGGCGATCTCGGCGGCCTTGTAGTAACCGATATGGGGATTCAGGGCCGTGACGAGCATAAGGGAATTCTCGAGATGCTCCCTGACCCTCGGATGGTTCGGCTCTATGCCCCGAACGCATTTTTCGGTGAACGAGGCGCAGGCGTCGCCGATAAGCCCGGCGGACTGCAGAAGATTTGCGATCATGACCGGCTTGAAAACGTTGAGTTCGAAATGTCCGTTCGAACCGCCGACGGTCACGGCGACATCGTTACCCATGACCTGAGCGCAGACCATGGTGATCGCCTCGACCTGCGTGGGGTTTACCTTGCCCGGCATGATCGATGAACCCGGTTCGTTGGGAGGAATCGTAATTTCGCCGATGCCGCTTCTCGGCCCTGACGCCAGCATCCTGATGTCGTTGGCGATTTTCATAAGGCTGACGGCGAGCTGCTTCAGGGCGCCGTGGGATTCGACGACAGCGTCGTGGGCTGCGAGCGACTCGAACTTGTTCGGCGCGGTCACGAACGGCAGTCCTGTCAGCGAGGCGATGGTTCCGGCCACTTTTTCGGCATACCCCTTCGGCGCGTTCAGACCCGTACCTACCGCCGTGCCTCCAAGAGCGAGTTCGGCAAGATGCGGCAGGGTGTTTTCAAGCGCCCGCATACCGTGATCGAGCTGCGAAACGTAGCCGGAAAATTCCTGGCCGAGGGTAAGAGGTGTCGCATCCATCCAGTGGGTGCGCCCGATCTTTACGACGCTCTTCATCTCCCCGGACTTTTTGTCCAACTCGTCACGGAGCATCCTGATTCCGGGAAGGGTTTTCTCGACGATGATCTTGTAACCCGCGATATGCATGGCGGTCGGAAAGGTATCGTTCGACGACTGGGACTTGTTGACGTCGTCGTTCGGATTGAGCAACCGCTCCCCTTCTCCCAGGCGGTTGCCTGCAAGCACGTGGGCGCGATTCGCGACAACCTCGTTGACATTCATGTTCGACTGTGTGCCGGAGCCGGTCTGCCAGATGACGAGCGGGAACTGATCGATCAGCTTTCCCGCGACAATCTCGTCGCAAGCCGCGCTTATAGCATCTTTTTTCTCTTCCGCCAGCACGCCCAGCTCGCAGTTCGTTATGGCCGCGGCTTTTTTCAGGTAGCCGAACGCTTCGATGATCTCGCGAGGCATTGAACCCGAAGGACCGATCCTGAAGTTCTCAACAGAACGCTGCGTCTGCGCGCCCCAGTATTTATCTGCGGGAACACGTACTTCCCCCATGGTATCCTTTTCGATTCTGTAATCCATTGTAGCTGATTGATTGTGGTTCTCAGTGGGAACGCCTTTCGGCGCAAAGAGTTCAAGATAGGAAAAAGGGGGCAAAGCTCATCGGCGAGGTTGAGGGCCGACGAGTAAAAACGCGCTTTCAGCAAATAAAAAACGGCGGATGGCCTTGTTTCCATCCGCCGAACGCTTCCGGCAGGTTACTTGCAGGGAAAAACCGCGGGGTCTTCAGTCAATAACCGGAACCGGCCTTATCTCTTCAGCCACGCCGAAAGTCTTCTGGTAGTTCCTGATAGAGCGGGTGACGATCTCCTTCGCGGTATCCGCGTCCTGGAAATCCTCGACCAGCACGGTTTTCTGTTCGAGTGCCTTGTACTCCTCGAAAAAATGCTTCAGTTCGGAATTGAAATGCACGGATATCTCGTCGACGTTGTGGATGTTCGACATACTCATGTCGTCCTCGGCCACCGCGATGATCTTGTCGTCGCCCTCACCGTGGTCGATCATGCGCATGACGCCGACGACGCGGGCTCGCACCATGCACATCGGGACTATGGCGCACTGAGAAAGCACGACGATATCGAGCGGATCGTGGTCGTCTCCCAGGGTCTTTGGAATAAAGCCGTAGTTGGCAGGGTAGAACACCGAGGAAAAAAGAACCCTGTCGAGCTTCAGCATGCCGGTTTTCTTGTCCAGTTCGTACTTGGTCTTGCTGCCCTTGGATATTTCGATGATGGCATTGACGATATGGGGCTGTTCCTTGCCTATTTCAACATGATGCCACGGGTTGAAATTCATAATTGTCTTTCCTGTTAACGTATTGCGGTTGATCAAAAAAGCTGAGACAGTATACAAAGATTCCTCAATTATCAAAGAAATACCTTGCGTTTTTCGCGACACGCTCATGCCCCGGCTCAGGCACAAAAGATCGCCTCACTCTCCGTCAAGAGCTTTTCTGACAACCATCCTGGCCTCGTCGAGAATACGACCGACATGCTCCTCTCCAAGAAAGCTTTCGGCGTAAATCTTGTAGACATCTTCCGTCCCCGACGGCCTCGCGGCAAACCATCCGTTTTCCGTCACGACTTTCAGCCCGCCTATTGACTCGCCGTTTCCGGGCGCGCTGGTGAGAATATGCTCTATCCGCTCGTCGGCGAGTTCCTCAAGGCTGATGCCATGCAAATCGAGCCGTTTCAAACGAGCCTTTTCGGCTGGCGTCGCGGGAGCGTCGATCCTGCGGTAGGTCGGTTCACCGAGTTCACGGGTCAGTTCACGGTACACCTCGCCGGGGTCCCTGCCCTCCCTCGCGGTTATTTCGGCTGAAAGCAGCGCGGGAATGAACCCGTCCTTGTCGGTCGTCCATACCGAGCCGTCCTTTCTCAGGAAAGAGGCTCCGGCGCTCTCCTCGCCGGCAAAACCGAGCGACGAATCGAGCAGGCCGTCGACGAACCATTTGAAACCCACGGGAACCTCGCGCACCCCGCGGCCGAGCCGCCGTGCGACCCGGTCGATCATGCTGCTGCTCACCACGGTTTTCCCGACCATTGCATTCACGGGCCACCCCGCTCTCCGCCTGAAGAGATAATCTATGCAGACGGCGAGATAATGGTTGGGCTGCAGGAGGCCTGAACCGCGCGTAACGATGCCGTGCCGATCGTGATCAGTGTCGCAGGCAAACGCGATATCGAAACGGTCCCTGCGCGACAGCAACGGCTGCATGGTGAAGGAGGAAGAAGGATCCATGCGGATCTTGCCGTCACGGTCGACGCTCATGAACCTGAAGGTCGGATCCACGGTTTTCTGGACGACTTCAAGATCGAGTCCGTAGCGCTCCGCGATCCGTTCCCAGTAATCCACGCCCGCGCCGCCCAGGGGATCGGCGCCGAGCGAAAGGCCCTCGGCTCGAATCGCATCCATATCGAGCACTGACGCAAGATCGGCCGTATAGGTATCGAGATAATCATAGCGCCGCGTCGTCCGGGCCTTCATCGCCCGTTCGAGCGTTATCCGCCTCACCCCGTTCAGGGAGCCTTCGAGGATGGCGTTCGCCTCGTTTTCTATCCAGGAGGTGACCGCGCTCCCGGCGGGGCCTCCGTGAGAAGGATTGTACTTGAACCCTCCGTCTTCGGGAGGATTGTGCGAAGGGGTCACGACAATCCCGTCGGCGAGTCCTGTCCTGCGCTCCCGGTTCCAGCAGAGCACGGCGTGCGAAACGGCGGGAGTCGGCGTGTAACGCTCCGCTCCGGCGATCATGACGCCGACACCGTTTGCCGCGAGCACTTCCATCGTCGTGGCGAACGCCGGTTCGGAAAGCGCATGGGTGTCGATACCGAGAAAGAGCGGGCCGTCTATCCCTTCCTTCCTTCGGTAATTGCATATCGCCTGGGCTATGGCGAGAATGTGCCGCTCGTTGAACGAACACCGGAGCGACGATCCCCTGTGACCGGAAGTCCCGAATGAAACCCGCTGTTCCGGAACCGAAGGGTCGGGAATATCCGAAAAATATCTCGTGACAAGAAGAGGAACGTTGACAAGCGACTCCAGGGGAGGAGTCTTTCCCGCCAGTGGACTGACATTGCTCATGACCGATGCGTTATTGGTTTGCAAGGCATAATCCGCAAGGCTTCCGAAAAGAAAAATAGAAAACTTCCCCTTCCTTTACATCCCCCGGCGGCTTTCTTTTTCCTGTATCGCTTCGTATCTTGGCGGCGTCCCGGTCCCCGTTCCATGTACCATTCCTTGCGGCAGGAACGGATTTCGGGCTCATTCACATGCCGACGACCCGACAACCATGACCCTTGAACAGGAAATAGCCAAAAGAAGAACATTCGCCATCATCAGCCACCCCGATGCCGGCAAGACCACGCTGACCGAGAAATTCCTGCTTTTCGGCGGAGCAATCAAGACAGCGGGCGCCGTCAAGCAGAACAAGATCAGGAAAACAGCCACGAGCGACTTCATGGAAATCGAGAAACAGCGCGGCATCTCGGTGGCGACATCGGTAATGGGTTTCGAGTACAAGGGAATGAAAATCAACATTCTCGACACGCCGGGTCACAAGGATTTCGCCGAGGACACCTACCGGACGCTGACGGCCGTAGACAGCGTCATTCTCGTGGTCGACAGCGTCAAGGGCGTCGAGGAACAGACCGAAAGGCTGATGGAAGTCTGCCGCATGCGCAGCACCCCTGTCATTATTTTCGTCAACAAGATGGACCGCGAAGGCCAGAACCCCTTCGAACTTCTCGACGAACTCGAGCAAAAGCTGCGGATAGACGTGCTTCCTCTTACCTGGCCGATAAGCCAGGGGCAGAACTTCAGGGGCGTCTACAATCTCTACCGCGGACAGCTCAACCTGTTCGAACCGGATCAGACCAGGATTACCGAACACTACATCGAGATAAAGGGCATCGACGATCCCGAACTGGAGCGGTGGATACCCTCGGCATTCCGCGACCAGCTCCGCGAAGACGCCGAACTCATCGAGGGCGTCTACGATCCCTTCAGCGTCGAACGTTATCTCGACGGCTCTCTCGCCCCTGTGTTTTTCGGCAGCGCGGTCAACAATTTCGGTGTCCGGGAAATGCTCGAAACCTTTCTTGAAATCGCCCCCTCACCGCATGAACGGGAAGCGTCGGAACGGGTAGTCAGGGCATCGGAGACGGCGTTGACGGGTTTCGTTTTCAAGATACACGCAAATCTGGACCCCAACCATCGCGACAGGACGGCGTTTTTCAAGATCTGCTCGGGAACGTTCGAACGCAACAAGTTCTACCACCACACCCGGCTTGGCAAGAAAATGCGTTTCGCCAACCCGACGCAGTTCATGGCGAACGAAAAAAACCTGATAGACAACGCCTGGCCCGGCGACGTCGTCGGCCTGTACGACAACGGCAATCTAAAGATCGGCGACACTCTGACTGAAGGCGAGGAACTCCGGTTCAGGGGCATTCCGAGCTTTTCGCCGGAAATTTTCAAGGAGGTCATCAACCGCGACCCGTTCAAGGCCAAGCAGCTTGAAAAGGGACTGCGCCAGCTCACCGAGGAAGGTGTCGCACAGCTCTTCCTCCAGTACGGCAACAGGAAAATCATCGGCACCGTCGGCGAACTCCAGTTCGACGTGATCAGGTTCCGCCTCGAACACGAATACGGCGCATCCTGCGATTTCATGCCGTTGCGCTATTTCAAGGCATTCTGGATAACCGGAACCGACACGCCCCAGTACGAAGAGTTCCTGCGTCGCAAATCGCCTGTAATCGCCGAAGACAAGGAGGGGCATCCGGTATTCTTCGCCGAAAGCCAGTGGATGCTCGACGTCGCGAAAGAAAACTACCCGGGCGTGATATTCCACGAAACATCTGAATTCAAGACCAAAGACGAGGGCTGAAACACAATGTTCAGGCCAAAACTGTTCGTTCTGCTTCCCGACCTCGACCGGGAAACCCTGGCAAAGGATGCCGTCGCGGGCGTGCTTGTCGGCATAGTCGCGCTTCCGCTTGCGATCGCGTTTGCCATCGCCTCCGGAGTCTCACCCGAGAAAGGACTCGTCACCGCCGTAGTGGGCGGCTTCATCGTCTCCATCCTGGGTGGCAGCAGGGTGCAGATCGGTGGGCCGACCGGAGCGTTCATCGTCATCGTCTACGGTATCGTCCAGCAGTACGGGCTGAATGGCCTCATGATCGCTACCCTGATGGCCGGAGTGATCCTCGTGATCATGGGATTGGCGCAGTTCGGCTCGCTGATCAAATTCATTCCCTACCCGGTCGTCGTCGGCTTCACCAGCGGCATCGGCGTCATTATTTTTTCGAGTCAGATCAAGGATTTCCTCGGGCTGGACATGGGAACGCCCCCCGCTGATTTCCTCGGCAAATGGGAAGCCTATCTCGCCCATCTCGGCACGGTCCACGTCCCCACCCTCGCAACCGGTTCGCTCGCCCTCGCCATCATCCTGTTATGGCCGAAAGTATCGAGAAAGGTCCCCGGCTCCGTCATC
It encodes the following:
- a CDS encoding ribonucleoside triphosphate reductase, whose product is MKNSSRLDDANIIKRDGRVVAFDPEKITFAIFRALRAVGKPDRALAEELCRQVVRSAASGMCGTTPSVEDIQDLVERALFENRAFDAAKAYIIYRHQHGNLRQTREMFSNVDLVDDYLHLRDWRVKENANLSYSLQGLNHHIAGIVSSQYWLNEIYPPEIASAHREGLIHIHDLGSLSVYCVGWDLEDLLLCGFRGVDQQATSAPPRHLRSALGQIVNFFYTMQGEAAGAQAFSNFDTWLAPFIRYDSLDYAGVRQCLQEFFFNMNVPTRVGFQTPFTNVTLDLKVPGFMRDRQVIVGGEMREEVYGDFQAEMDIFNRAFASIMLEGDANGSVFSFPIPTYNITADFEWDNPVYDGIWEMTAKYGIPYFSNFVNSDMSPDDVRSMCCRLRLDKRELQSRGGGLFGSNPLTGSIGVVTINLPVLGYHSRSADEFFQRLAKAMELGKSSLEIKRKVIERLTGQGLYPYSRFYLRNLLRKNGAYWDNHFSTIGLVGMNECCLNFLGCSLGEPAGHAFSLKVLDFMRGRLEGFQEETGHIYNLEATPAEGTAYRLARLDKAAHADIIVANEDACKAGAEPYYTNSSQLPVNHTDDLFEALRLQDGMQMRYTGGTVFHAFVGDRGLPASSARQLVKKITSNFRLPYITLTPTFSICPSHGYLAGEHHQCPVCGERGEAVECLVFSRIVGYLRPVSQWNAGKRAEFDDRKLFGGGLQEGTEEPETTGRELCGVSGEVT
- a CDS encoding ADP-polyphosphate phosphotransferase — encoded protein: MGDISVEEFRVREGRKVRLPEWPTRIPKIYSSKDEYKDMLKKHVDDLSELQRIHYANNRYALLLIFQAMDAAGKDSAIRHVMSGVNPQGCQVYSFKHPTPAELDHDFLWRTNCALPERGRIGIFNRSYYEEVLIVRVHPEILMSQRIPEDLLNGKDVWKERFRSINDMERHLHHNGTRIVKFFLHLSKEEQRERFLARIDEPEKNWKFSVDDIEERKFWDSYMEAYEDCLGETSTERAPWYVVPADDKKNARLIVSKIILDTFRSLGMSYPETSGDRRAELQRIRELLVAERGDRGE
- the fumC gene encoding class II fumarate hydratase — its product is MDYRIEKDTMGEVRVPADKYWGAQTQRSVENFRIGPSGSMPREIIEAFGYLKKAAAITNCELGVLAEEKKDAISAACDEIVAGKLIDQFPLVIWQTGSGTQSNMNVNEVVANRAHVLAGNRLGEGERLLNPNDDVNKSQSSNDTFPTAMHIAGYKIIVEKTLPGIRMLRDELDKKSGEMKSVVKIGRTHWMDATPLTLGQEFSGYVSQLDHGMRALENTLPHLAELALGGTAVGTGLNAPKGYAEKVAGTIASLTGLPFVTAPNKFESLAAHDAVVESHGALKQLAVSLMKIANDIRMLASGPRSGIGEITIPPNEPGSSIMPGKVNPTQVEAITMVCAQVMGNDVAVTVGGSNGHFELNVFKPVMIANLLQSAGLIGDACASFTEKCVRGIEPNHPRVREHLENSLMLVTALNPHIGYYKAAEIAKKAHAEGSTLREAAVGLGYLTSEQFDEWVVPSKMTGNL
- a CDS encoding inorganic diphosphatase codes for the protein MNFNPWHHVEIGKEQPHIVNAIIEISKGSKTKYELDKKTGMLKLDRVLFSSVFYPANYGFIPKTLGDDHDPLDIVVLSQCAIVPMCMVRARVVGVMRMIDHGEGDDKIIAVAEDDMSMSNIHNVDEISVHFNSELKHFFEEYKALEQKTVLVEDFQDADTAKEIVTRSIRNYQKTFGVAEEIRPVPVID
- the pgm gene encoding phosphoglucomutase (alpha-D-glucose-1,6-bisphosphate-dependent), with the translated sequence MSNVSPLAGKTPPLESLVNVPLLVTRYFSDIPDPSVPEQRVSFGTSGHRGSSLRCSFNERHILAIAQAICNYRRKEGIDGPLFLGIDTHALSEPAFATTMEVLAANGVGVMIAGAERYTPTPAVSHAVLCWNRERRTGLADGIVVTPSHNPPEDGGFKYNPSHGGPAGSAVTSWIENEANAILEGSLNGVRRITLERAMKARTTRRYDYLDTYTADLASVLDMDAIRAEGLSLGADPLGGAGVDYWERIAERYGLDLEVVQKTVDPTFRFMSVDRDGKIRMDPSSSFTMQPLLSRRDRFDIAFACDTDHDRHGIVTRGSGLLQPNHYLAVCIDYLFRRRAGWPVNAMVGKTVVSSSMIDRVARRLGRGVREVPVGFKWFVDGLLDSSLGFAGEESAGASFLRKDGSVWTTDKDGFIPALLSAEITAREGRDPGEVYRELTRELGEPTYRRIDAPATPAEKARLKRLDLHGISLEELADERIEHILTSAPGNGESIGGLKVVTENGWFAARPSGTEDVYKIYAESFLGEEHVGRILDEARMVVRKALDGE
- a CDS encoding peptide chain release factor 3, giving the protein MTLEQEIAKRRTFAIISHPDAGKTTLTEKFLLFGGAIKTAGAVKQNKIRKTATSDFMEIEKQRGISVATSVMGFEYKGMKINILDTPGHKDFAEDTYRTLTAVDSVILVVDSVKGVEEQTERLMEVCRMRSTPVIIFVNKMDREGQNPFELLDELEQKLRIDVLPLTWPISQGQNFRGVYNLYRGQLNLFEPDQTRITEHYIEIKGIDDPELERWIPSAFRDQLREDAELIEGVYDPFSVERYLDGSLAPVFFGSAVNNFGVREMLETFLEIAPSPHEREASERVVRASETALTGFVFKIHANLDPNHRDRTAFFKICSGTFERNKFYHHTRLGKKMRFANPTQFMANEKNLIDNAWPGDVVGLYDNGNLKIGDTLTEGEELRFRGIPSFSPEIFKEVINRDPFKAKQLEKGLRQLTEEGVAQLFLQYGNRKIIGTVGELQFDVIRFRLEHEYGASCDFMPLRYFKAFWITGTDTPQYEEFLRRKSPVIAEDKEGHPVFFAESQWMLDVAKENYPGVIFHETSEFKTKDEG